Proteins encoded together in one Cytophagia bacterium CHB2 window:
- a CDS encoding PAS domain-containing sensor histidine kinase, which yields MSASPVRAEEIARADLQTAESPQPLSRYSPQKAPPLLKHAERRYWQTEAQDQFSKLLAHAVEAIICTTAQGRIRLFSRGAEKLLGYSAASMIGRPLQMLLPRHELRRLRLLMRREREGIQDFETIVTHQNRKNVPVRLSISCVPDQNGKPEAFLAILHELPSWRAAEQQLRQRSDELENYVHLVTHSLKTPIVSMQGFANLLREELGPQLGEEHAHFLERILHNAGVMENLIVDLFEFSRFGRSAAKLEWCDARELINGVLNDLRVYEWAVAWHGEKMIPPEKTEQAEIIMPPRLPHLLVDPPAMRAVFENLLSNALKYRRTEARLRVEIGWQEQPRFHVFWVSDNGMGMPAEFQAKAFELFQRGPHAHHIAGTGAGLAIVRRIVENHHGMIRLESVPQQGTTVYFTLPKLELRGEETSALAA from the coding sequence ATGAGTGCAAGCCCCGTTCGCGCGGAAGAAATCGCGCGCGCAGATCTGCAAACCGCCGAAAGCCCGCAGCCGCTTTCGCGCTACTCGCCGCAAAAAGCCCCGCCGCTTTTAAAACATGCCGAGCGCCGCTACTGGCAAACCGAGGCGCAGGATCAATTTTCAAAATTATTGGCGCATGCCGTCGAAGCGATCATTTGCACGACGGCGCAGGGACGCATTCGCCTCTTCAGCCGCGGCGCGGAAAAACTGCTCGGTTATAGCGCCGCGAGCATGATCGGCCGGCCGCTACAAATGCTTCTGCCGCGGCATGAATTGCGCCGCTTGCGGCTGCTCATGCGCCGTGAGCGCGAAGGCATTCAGGATTTCGAAACCATTGTCACGCATCAAAACCGAAAAAACGTTCCTGTGCGCTTGTCGATTTCGTGTGTGCCGGATCAAAACGGCAAGCCCGAAGCGTTTCTGGCGATTCTGCATGAGTTGCCCTCGTGGCGGGCGGCCGAGCAACAACTCCGGCAGCGCAGCGACGAGCTGGAAAATTATGTGCATCTGGTCACGCACAGCCTGAAAACGCCCATCGTTTCCATGCAAGGTTTTGCCAATCTCCTGCGCGAAGAGTTGGGGCCTCAGCTCGGTGAAGAGCATGCACATTTTCTCGAGCGGATTCTGCACAACGCCGGGGTGATGGAAAACTTGATCGTTGATTTGTTTGAATTCTCCCGCTTTGGCCGCAGCGCCGCAAAACTGGAATGGTGTGACGCGCGTGAATTGATCAACGGCGTGCTCAATGATTTGCGCGTCTATGAATGGGCAGTCGCCTGGCATGGCGAAAAAATGATTCCACCTGAAAAAACCGAGCAAGCCGAAATCATTATGCCGCCCCGTTTGCCGCATCTTTTGGTAGACCCTCCGGCGATGCGTGCGGTTTTCGAAAATTTACTAAGCAACGCGTTGAAGTATCGCCGGACGGAGGCGCGCCTGCGCGTCGAGATCGGCTGGCAGGAACAGCCGCGCTTTCACGTGTTTTGGGTGAGCGACAACGGCATGGGCATGCCGGCGGAGTTTCAGGCCAAGGCGTTTGAACTCTTCCAGCGCGGCCCGCACGCGCATCACATTGCCGGCACCGGCGCGGGCCTGGCCATCGTGCGGCGCATTGTGGAAAATCATCACGGCATGATCCGTTTGGAATCGGTTCCCCAGCAAGGCACAACGGTTTATTTCACCTTGCCAAAATTGGAACTGCGCGGCGAGGAAACCTCTGCCCTGGCGGCTTAG